A genomic window from Streptomyces sp. WMMC940 includes:
- a CDS encoding ATP-binding protein, producing MSLPLTRRIARAALLVAAGAAPVVGAAGSANAVDLPTQDLGNGGLTQLDGAAAGSTVDGAAREAADTANKAGGRVVGTTLPAAAGTLGGAAETGLPAAQETAGQAAGSTAGVIGETAGSAATQGLPAAQGLAGGGLPDAGTALPAGELPVQGLPL from the coding sequence ATGTCCCTCCCCCTGACCCGTCGGATCGCCCGTGCCGCGCTGCTCGTCGCAGCCGGGGCAGCTCCCGTGGTCGGTGCGGCCGGCTCCGCGAACGCCGTGGACCTCCCCACCCAGGACCTGGGCAACGGCGGCCTGACCCAGCTCGACGGCGCCGCGGCCGGCTCCACCGTCGACGGCGCCGCGCGCGAGGCCGCCGACACGGCGAACAAGGCCGGCGGCAGGGTGGTCGGCACGACGCTCCCGGCCGCCGCCGGCACCCTGGGCGGCGCGGCCGAGACCGGCCTCCCGGCGGCGCAGGAGACCGCCGGACAGGCCGCGGGCAGCACCGCGGGCGTCATCGGCGAGACGGCGGGCTCCGCGGCCACGCAGGGCCTGCCCGCCGCCCAGGGGTTGGCCGGCGGCGGCCTCCCGGACGCGGGCACCGCGCTGCCGGCTGGCGAACTGCCGGTGCAGGGTCTGCCTCTCTGA
- the dapC gene encoding succinyldiaminopimelate transaminase, producing MSAVSSRLPVFPWDKLEPYKATAAAHPDGIVDLSVGTPVDPVPELVRRALVGAADSPGYPTVWGTPALRDALVSWCERRLGAVSFAHTNVLPVVGSKELVAWLPTQLGLGAGDKVAHPRLAYPTYEVGARLCGAAPVVYDDPVADLDPAGLKLLWLNSPSNPTGRVLAKDELTRIVAWAREHGVLVFSDECYLELGWEAEPFSVLHPDVCGGTYEGIVSVHSLSKRSNLAGYRAAFVAGDAAVLGELLKVRKHGGMMTPAPVQAATVAALGDDAHVAEQRARYAARRLALRDALLKNGFRIEHSEASLYLWATRDEPCWDTVAHLAELGVLVAPGDFYGEAGERFVRVAFTATDERVQAAVKRLG from the coding sequence GTGTCCGCCGTATCGTCCCGACTCCCCGTCTTCCCGTGGGACAAGCTGGAGCCGTACAAAGCGACCGCCGCGGCCCACCCGGACGGCATCGTCGACCTCTCCGTCGGCACACCCGTCGATCCGGTCCCGGAGCTGGTCCGGCGGGCCCTCGTCGGGGCCGCGGACTCGCCCGGCTATCCGACCGTGTGGGGAACGCCCGCGCTGAGGGACGCGCTGGTGTCGTGGTGCGAGCGGCGACTGGGTGCGGTGTCCTTCGCCCACACCAATGTGCTGCCGGTCGTGGGGTCCAAGGAACTCGTGGCCTGGCTGCCGACCCAGCTCGGCCTGGGTGCCGGTGACAAGGTGGCCCACCCCCGCCTGGCCTACCCGACCTACGAGGTCGGCGCGCGGCTCTGCGGGGCGGCCCCGGTCGTCTACGACGATCCGGTCGCCGATCTCGACCCGGCCGGTCTGAAGCTCCTGTGGCTGAACTCGCCGTCCAACCCGACCGGCCGGGTCCTCGCCAAGGACGAGCTGACCCGGATCGTGGCCTGGGCGCGCGAGCACGGAGTGCTCGTCTTCAGCGACGAGTGCTACCTGGAGCTGGGCTGGGAGGCGGAGCCCTTCTCGGTGCTGCACCCGGACGTCTGCGGCGGCACGTACGAGGGCATCGTCTCGGTCCACTCGCTGTCGAAGCGCTCCAACCTCGCGGGCTACCGTGCGGCCTTCGTCGCGGGCGACGCGGCCGTCCTCGGCGAGCTGCTGAAGGTCCGCAAGCACGGCGGAATGATGACGCCCGCCCCGGTGCAGGCGGCCACCGTCGCGGCACTCGGCGACGACGCGCACGTAGCCGAACAGCGGGCCCGGTACGCGGCCCGGCGTCTCGCCCTGCGCGACGCCCTGCTGAAGAACGGCTTCCGGATCGAGCACAGCGAGGCGAGCCTCTATCTGTGGGCGACACGGGACGAGCCGTGCTGGGACACGGTGGCGCACCTGGCCGAGCTGGGCGTCCTCGTCGCGCCCGGCGACTTCTACGGCGAAGCGGGGGAGCGCTTCGTACGGGTCGCCTTCACGGCGACCGACGAGCGGGTCCAGGCGGCGGTCAAGCGCCTCGGGTGA
- the fdxA gene encoding ferredoxin, with the protein MTYVIAQPCVDVKDKACIEECPVDCIYEGQRSLYIHPDECVDCGACEPVCPVEAIFYEDDTPEEWKDYYKANVEFFDELGSPGGASKLGLIERDHPFIAALPPQNG; encoded by the coding sequence GTGACCTACGTCATCGCGCAGCCTTGTGTCGACGTCAAGGACAAGGCGTGCATCGAGGAGTGCCCCGTCGACTGCATCTACGAGGGCCAGCGGTCCTTGTACATCCACCCGGACGAATGCGTCGACTGTGGTGCCTGTGAGCCGGTCTGCCCGGTCGAGGCGATCTTCTACGAGGACGACACTCCCGAGGAGTGGAAGGACTACTACAAGGCGAACGTCGAGTTCTTCGACGAGCTCGGTTCGCCCGGTGGCGCCTCCAAGCTGGGCCTGATCGAGCGCGACCACCCCTTCATCGCCGCGCTGCCGCCGCAGAACGGCTGA
- a CDS encoding GNAT family N-acetyltransferase encodes MEFTAGGRLEVRITPSDVGKRVSVRRRAEQADGSAEFTDAVGVLTSWTGGVLLITRRTGETVRIPESSLVAGKVVPAAPARRRGTPAASFEELARVSARAWQPVESEALGDWVLRAASGFTRRANSVLPLGDPGIPLDAALARVRDWYAERGLPAYVQTATGAEGTQEELCAGLAERGWEREVSAELRVGGLAPIGDLDADVERVRLGRSVGEPWLRRYQRFGVPGPHVLKVLGDGPSVWFATIPGTSDVPAAIGRCVVDGRWAGFMAVEIDPAHRRQGLATAVMAALARRALDEGASAAWLQVESDNEGARTLYEGMGFAVHHLYHHFRYSRSS; translated from the coding sequence GTGGAATTCACCGCAGGCGGACGACTGGAGGTTCGCATCACCCCCTCTGACGTGGGAAAACGCGTGTCGGTGCGACGGCGCGCCGAGCAGGCGGACGGGTCGGCGGAGTTCACCGACGCCGTCGGGGTTCTCACATCGTGGACCGGGGGTGTGCTGTTGATCACACGAAGGACCGGGGAGACCGTCCGCATCCCGGAATCCTCGCTGGTCGCGGGCAAGGTCGTCCCCGCGGCACCGGCCCGTCGACGGGGCACGCCGGCAGCGTCCTTCGAGGAGCTCGCGCGAGTCTCGGCCCGCGCCTGGCAGCCCGTGGAGAGCGAAGCGCTGGGCGACTGGGTGCTGCGCGCGGCGTCCGGCTTCACCCGCCGGGCGAACTCGGTGCTGCCGCTCGGCGACCCGGGCATACCCCTGGACGCCGCCCTGGCGCGCGTGCGGGACTGGTACGCCGAACGTGGTCTTCCGGCCTACGTCCAGACCGCGACCGGCGCCGAGGGGACCCAGGAGGAGCTGTGCGCCGGACTGGCGGAGCGGGGCTGGGAACGGGAGGTGAGCGCCGAACTGCGCGTCGGTGGGCTGGCACCGATCGGTGACCTGGACGCGGACGTGGAGCGGGTGCGGCTGGGCCGGTCCGTGGGCGAGCCCTGGCTGCGCCGCTACCAGCGGTTCGGTGTGCCGGGGCCACATGTACTTAAAGTACTGGGTGACGGCCCGTCGGTATGGTTCGCCACCATCCCCGGCACATCCGACGTTCCGGCGGCGATCGGCCGCTGTGTGGTCGACGGACGCTGGGCCGGTTTCATGGCGGTGGAGATCGACCCCGCGCACCGAAGGCAGGGGCTCGCGACGGCCGTGATGGCGGCACTGGCTCGGCGGGCGCTCGACGAGGGGGCCTCGGCGGCCTGGCTGCAGGTCGAGTCGGACAACGAAGGGGCGCGAACCCTGTACGAGGGGAT